A part of Thermoplasmatales archaeon genomic DNA contains:
- a CDS encoding DUF5591 domain-containing protein produces MSLKVEIDTRSCNTREGYIEIEGKKLKIPNILWYSSDRIKTPEFAEIKLGEEIKIGGSFFYPEECEFCIPPSLFYPYFFPDDFPSYLGENDFFSYVSKNISHKENKIYIMANSKEAYSNPRDFVEYLTEIREKIGYKILYAPAIANPINLPVLSYCGIDLFDSIDLIFKSRKKIYFTSEGEFDLREMNEYPCSCIYCRKGIKNFEDLLFHNYETMRNELIKVREYIRNGNLREYVEAKIHFSTHLASIIRIIDIEKYAYQEKRYPVNGKKIIVSPYSFYRPDILRFREKICNIYRKPKSTKILLLLPCSSKKPYSKSKSHKKFNEIVSSFKNKNVIHEVIITSPLAIVPRELEYTYPSAHYDISTIGYWDKEEIDIIKKCFEKFIYNNKYDVVINHLPYPISSIVELDAINTCVEHPTSTSSLKKLSDALKICEDFEYVSKEKRDYENALSMLYFQFSKPEKFMEKCYVRGNFPNYKVYYENKQIASFVPERGFFSLTIEGGRKIGKNYWVEIEDFYPKGSIFACGVIDADKKIRIGDEAIVFHKDEVRAVGIAKMNSEEMIESQSGEAIKVRHRIQP; encoded by the coding sequence ATGAGTTTGAAAGTTGAAATAGATACAAGGAGTTGCAATACAAGAGAGGGTTATATTGAAATAGAAGGAAAAAAATTAAAGATTCCAAATATTTTATGGTATTCTTCAGATAGAATAAAAACTCCGGAGTTTGCAGAAATCAAACTTGGGGAAGAAATAAAAATAGGAGGGAGTTTTTTTTATCCAGAGGAATGCGAGTTTTGCATTCCCCCTTCCCTATTCTATCCATATTTTTTTCCAGATGATTTTCCAAGTTATTTAGGAGAAAATGATTTTTTCAGTTATGTATCCAAAAATATCTCTCATAAGGAAAATAAGATATACATTATGGCTAATTCAAAAGAGGCTTATTCAAATCCAAGAGATTTTGTTGAGTATTTAACTGAAATAAGAGAAAAAATAGGATACAAAATTTTATATGCTCCCGCAATAGCAAATCCTATAAATCTTCCAGTTTTATCCTATTGCGGAATTGACCTCTTTGATTCAATTGACTTAATTTTTAAAAGCAGAAAAAAAATATATTTTACCTCAGAAGGTGAATTTGATTTAAGAGAGATGAATGAATATCCATGCTCATGCATTTATTGCAGAAAAGGTATAAAAAATTTTGAGGATTTACTCTTTCATAATTATGAAACGATGAGAAATGAATTAATAAAAGTAAGGGAGTATATAAGAAATGGAAATCTGAGGGAATATGTTGAAGCAAAAATCCATTTTTCAACGCATCTTGCATCAATAATAAGAATTATTGATATTGAAAAATATGCCTATCAAGAAAAGAGATATCCTGTAAATGGAAAAAAAATAATTGTATCTCCCTACTCCTTTTACAGACCTGATATTTTAAGGTTCAGGGAAAAAATCTGTAATATTTACAGGAAGCCGAAATCCACAAAAATATTATTGCTTCTTCCATGCTCTTCAAAAAAACCTTATTCAAAATCAAAATCCCATAAAAAATTTAATGAAATAGTTTCCTCATTCAAAAATAAAAATGTTATACATGAGGTTATAATAACATCCCCTCTTGCTATCGTTCCAAGAGAACTTGAATATACATATCCATCTGCCCACTATGATATTTCAACAATTGGCTACTGGGATAAGGAAGAAATTGATATAATAAAGAAATGTTTTGAGAAATTTATTTACAATAATAAGTATGATGTTGTAATAAATCATCTTCCTTACCCAATATCTTCAATTGTTGAGTTAGATGCTATAAATACATGTGTAGAGCATCCAACATCAACATCTTCTCTTAAAAAACTCTCAGATGCCCTAAAAATTTGCGAAGATTTTGAATATGTAAGCAAAGAAAAAAGAGATTATGAAAATGCTCTCTCGATGCTATATTTTCAATTTTCAAAACCTGAAAAATTTATGGAAAAATGCTATGTAAGAGGAAATTTTCCAAATTATAAAGTATATTACGAAAATAAGCAAATTGCATCTTTTGTTCCTGAAAGAGGTTTTTTTTCTTTAACCATTGAAGGAGGAAGAAAAATTGGTAAAAATTACTGGGTTGAAATAGAAGATTTTTATCCAAAAGGAAGTATTTTTGCTTGCGGGGTAATAGATGCAGATAAAAAAATAAGAATAGGGGATGAAGCAATTGTTTTTCACAAGGATGAAGTTAGGGCTGTTGGGATTGCAAAAATGAATTCAGAAGAAATGATAGAAAGCCAAAGCGGGGAAGCAATAAAGGTTAGACATCGTATCCAACCATAA
- a CDS encoding DUF3068 domain-containing protein, which yields MNLKHSVFALAIVFFIISPTLSFYFVPSMKKIPSNLNEIIFYEGELRMLNPKTATLDYKKVEILRKISSMGYEGNVLLIREDIEVFDKVTNERIDELCMVKLYGINPYNAENIEGFGDIDRAGQWIFPVGVQKKDYLVWNSDLDDPFKKGYISKEEAQSWGRYAGEEKRGRIRTYKFSGGQENVFFGYLPMLPEVKIFYSGDLTAWVEPNTGTIVDLQKHIWEYAQFPNLRKLPSNLNISVFLDGKIVILNTSNALYEEKNISVCNHIENLRNFEHYYIIKNEVIATDENGERIEDLCSYSEDAVNPYTMELIEFLCGKKGLLTFPVGVEKKDYEIWNSDINDVSTVKFMGEEEIGGLKVYRYESDVKNYFIGNESIEGLSDRYIKLYYDGKTTYFVEPSTGFIVYLEKNGDINANFPNLYTIPENFETSVKMEGELSIASILREIEMERNLRVGNVCWEDGKKVIVIEDITETRDKRNGEKIDMACKKEYHGVYADTCEEAKNYGDMEREGLFTFPPGVEKRDYLMWNPEINLPSIVSFIREEDHEGIHTYLFETEEDRFLYDSTIGMNVRYITKTDYWVEPKTGLIIDMKKNSVKKINPLEIITGLRGFFWIDVYKVNLSFKKETIEEMKEKSITMARLLNFSESISSVVRINLKTKDIFENMEKAKEQKNQIEKLSENKVKVLDFRYWMKEKSVNEMAEKAKKASFLIIFLQIVIPSLLILFGIILMIYWIKNK from the coding sequence ATGAACTTAAAACATTCGGTATTTGCATTGGCAATAGTATTTTTTATAATCTCGCCTACTCTCTCATTTTATTTTGTTCCTTCAATGAAAAAAATACCTTCAAATCTAAATGAAATTATATTTTATGAGGGAGAGCTTAGAATGCTAAATCCAAAGACAGCAACCCTTGATTACAAAAAAGTAGAGATTTTGAGAAAAATAAGTAGCATGGGGTATGAAGGAAATGTTCTTTTAATAAGAGAAGATATAGAAGTATTTGATAAAGTTACCAATGAAAGGATAGATGAACTATGCATGGTAAAATTGTATGGAATAAATCCTTACAATGCTGAAAATATAGAAGGCTTTGGAGATATAGATAGGGCGGGGCAATGGATATTTCCTGTTGGAGTGCAAAAGAAGGATTATCTTGTATGGAATAGCGACCTCGACGACCCTTTTAAAAAGGGTTACATTTCTAAGGAGGAGGCGCAATCCTGGGGGCGGTATGCTGGGGAGGAAAAAAGAGGAAGGATAAGAACATATAAGTTTTCTGGGGGGCAGGAAAATGTGTTTTTTGGATATCTGCCAATGTTGCCTGAAGTAAAAATTTTTTATAGTGGAGATTTAACCGCATGGGTTGAGCCGAATACGGGAACAATAGTTGATTTACAGAAACATATATGGGAGTATGCTCAATTTCCAAATCTCAGAAAACTTCCCTCAAATCTTAATATAAGTGTTTTTTTGGATGGTAAGATTGTAATTCTTAATACATCAAATGCTCTTTATGAGGAAAAAAATATAAGTGTTTGCAATCACATTGAAAATCTGAGAAATTTTGAACACTATTATATAATAAAGAATGAAGTAATTGCAACAGATGAAAACGGTGAAAGAATAGAAGATCTATGCTCTTATTCAGAGGATGCAGTAAATCCATATACAATGGAATTAATTGAATTTTTATGTGGAAAAAAAGGATTGCTTACATTTCCAGTAGGTGTTGAAAAAAAAGATTATGAAATATGGAATTCAGATATAAATGATGTATCAACTGTAAAATTTATGGGAGAGGAAGAAATTGGCGGGCTAAAAGTTTATAGATATGAAAGTGATGTAAAAAATTATTTTATAGGAAATGAAAGTATAGAAGGACTGAGTGACAGGTATATAAAACTTTACTATGATGGAAAAACAACTTATTTTGTTGAGCCATCGACAGGTTTCATAGTTTATCTTGAAAAAAATGGAGATATAAATGCAAATTTTCCAAATTTATATACCATACCAGAAAATTTTGAAACAAGCGTGAAAATGGAAGGTGAGCTCTCAATTGCATCTATTTTAAGAGAAATAGAAATGGAAAGAAATTTAAGGGTGGGAAATGTTTGTTGGGAAGACGGGAAAAAGGTTATTGTTATAGAGGATATAACCGAAACGAGGGATAAAAGAAATGGTGAAAAAATTGATATGGCGTGCAAGAAAGAATATCATGGGGTATATGCAGATACATGCGAGGAGGCAAAAAATTATGGGGATATGGAGAGGGAGGGACTTTTTACATTTCCACCGGGTGTTGAAAAAAGAGATTATTTGATGTGGAATCCTGAAATAAATTTGCCATCAATAGTTTCATTTATAAGAGAAGAGGACCATGAAGGAATTCATACCTACCTTTTTGAGACAGAAGAAGATAGATTTTTGTATGATTCAACAATCGGCATGAATGTAAGATATATTACCAAAACAGATTACTGGGTTGAGCCGAAAACGGGTCTTATTATTGATATGAAAAAAAATTCAGTTAAAAAGATAAATCCTCTGGAGATAATAACTGGATTAAGAGGGTTTTTTTGGATTGATGTATATAAGGTAAATTTATCGTTTAAAAAAGAAACAATTGAGGAAATGAAAGAAAAGTCAATTACAATGGCTCGCCTGCTAAATTTTTCAGAATCAATTAGTAGTGTTGTTAGGATAAATCTTAAAACAAAAGATATTTTTGAAAATATGGAAAAAGCAAAAGAACAAAAAAATCAGATAGAAAAACTATCTGAAAATAAAGTAAAAGTTCTTGATTTTAGATACTGGATGAAAGAAAAATCGGTTAATGAGATGGCAGAAAAAGCAAAAAAAGCATCTTTTTTAATCATTTTCCTGCAGATAGTTATTCCATCTTTGCTTATTTTATTTGGAATCATTCTAATGATTTACTGGATAAAAAACAAATAA
- a CDS encoding PAS domain S-box protein yields MMDKLLGVYQVSSQLMLANSYNELYGLFSSILKNVFNFDAFELLIKEENELKEVEVVGLFKLPEPLLLNGKKGITVACAKEKKTIYVPDISKDKRYIEGAKGMKSEVAVPIIYRDEVIGVINVEKKEINGFGEEDIKLLEIFSNILATAIKNLEIKTKLENSEKKYRSIFENSVEGIYRVKEGKLIEANRALEEFFGYSQEELENMNLEKLYKNPEDRKNFVEKLKRYGSVKNYEVEYIRKDGSIVIGNEYAILVKEGNEEYMDGIIHDITSLKKAQEEAEFFNALLRHDVANKLQLIIGYLEILKDEELKDEHHEMIEAALNSALSAGRIIDNVRKLQFLKKDWEKREFDFDKFILDLIKEYSREASEKDIRIEYKKYGKKIVVAELISEVISNLLGNAISHSKAKNVRIGVDGDGKELRIYVEDDGIGIDEELKKNLFKIGAKGKNSKGSGLGLYLSKKIVEKMGGRLEVRDAINEGKNKGTIFEIYLPK; encoded by the coding sequence ATGATGGATAAACTACTCGGAGTATATCAAGTGTCTTCGCAATTGATGCTTGCAAATTCTTACAATGAGTTATATGGGTTATTTTCATCTATCCTTAAAAATGTATTTAACTTTGATGCTTTTGAATTATTAATAAAGGAAGAAAATGAGTTGAAGGAAGTAGAGGTTGTTGGATTGTTTAAATTGCCAGAACCACTGCTATTAAATGGTAAAAAAGGAATAACCGTGGCTTGTGCAAAAGAGAAAAAAACCATATATGTTCCTGATATATCTAAGGATAAAAGATATATTGAAGGGGCAAAAGGAATGAAAAGCGAGGTTGCAGTTCCAATAATTTATAGAGACGAAGTAATTGGAGTTATAAATGTTGAGAAAAAGGAAATTAATGGATTTGGTGAAGAGGATATAAAATTGCTCGAAATTTTTTCAAATATTCTGGCTACTGCTATAAAAAATCTAGAAATAAAGACAAAGCTTGAAAATTCCGAGAAAAAATATAGGAGTATTTTTGAAAATTCGGTGGAGGGCATATATAGAGTTAAGGAAGGAAAGCTTATTGAAGCAAACAGGGCGCTTGAGGAATTTTTTGGTTATAGCCAAGAAGAGTTAGAAAACATGAATCTTGAAAAATTATATAAAAATCCCGAAGATAGAAAAAATTTTGTTGAAAAACTGAAAAGATATGGCTCGGTAAAAAATTATGAAGTTGAATATATAAGGAAAGACGGGAGTATTGTAATAGGAAACGAATATGCAATTCTTGTAAAAGAAGGGAATGAAGAATATATGGACGGTATCATCCACGACATCACAAGCCTCAAGAAGGCGCAGGAAGAAGCTGAATTTTTCAATGCCCTCCTGCGCCATGATGTTGCGAATAAGTTACAGCTCATAATTGGGTATCTTGAAATATTGAAAGATGAAGAATTGAAGGATGAACATCATGAAATGATAGAGGCTGCCTTGAATTCTGCTCTATCTGCAGGCAGGATAATAGATAATGTGAGAAAGTTACAGTTTTTAAAGAAGGACTGGGAAAAAAGAGAATTTGATTTTGATAAATTTATTTTGGATCTGATAAAAGAATACAGCAGAGAGGCGAGTGAGAAAGATATCAGAATCGAATATAAAAAATATGGAAAGAAAATAGTTGTTGCAGAACTTATAAGCGAGGTTATTTCAAATTTGCTTGGAAATGCAATATCTCATTCAAAAGCAAAGAATGTAAGAATTGGAGTTGATGGTGATGGTAAGGAATTAAGGATATATGTGGAGGATGATGGAATTGGAATAGACGAAGAATTGAAAAAAAATTTATTCAAAATAGGGGCTAAAGGAAAGAATAGCAAGGGGAGTGGTCTCGGATTATATCTATCGAAAAAGATTGTTGAAAAAATGGGCGGGAGACTTGAAGTAAGAGATGCTATAAATGAAGGAAAAAATAAAGGAACTATTTTCGAAATATATTTACCAAAATGA
- a CDS encoding metallophosphoesterase family protein, with the protein MIIICAADFHGKKERYEHFIRGIEKEKPDICVIAGDMGYIDESIFNKIDLPFYAVHGNTDSNLKYEKINFIDGKNLKINSLKFSGIGKLFPEIEGVDIIISHFPPYKTKDKAFFGMHIGDKKLRKIMEEKKPSYIICGHVHEDAGYDKFCDTIVVNCSVGKSGEYTIIDTDKGKIVMVGYDV; encoded by the coding sequence ATGATTATCATATGTGCTGCTGATTTTCACGGTAAAAAAGAAAGATATGAACATTTTATAAGGGGGATAGAGAAAGAAAAACCAGATATTTGTGTAATTGCTGGAGATATGGGATATATTGACGAAAGCATTTTCAATAAAATAGATCTTCCTTTTTATGCAGTTCATGGAAACACAGATTCAAATCTAAAATATGAAAAAATAAATTTTATTGATGGTAAAAATTTGAAAATAAATTCTCTGAAATTTTCTGGAATAGGAAAATTATTTCCAGAAATAGAAGGAGTAGATATAATTATAAGCCATTTTCCTCCCTATAAGACAAAAGATAAAGCATTTTTTGGAATGCATATCGGTGATAAGAAATTAAGAAAAATAATGGAGGAAAAGAAACCTTCCTATATTATATGCGGGCATGTGCATGAAGATGCGGGATATGATAAATTTTGCGATACAATTGTTGTGAATTGTAGCGTTGGAAAATCTGGAGAATATACAATTATTGATACTGATAAAGGAAAAATCGTTATGGTTGGATACGATGTCTAA
- a CDS encoding metallophosphoesterase, whose amino-acid sequence MIYPLPNERALYIKKEKAIVIADLHIGIEFEYHMQGINIPIQTSNMLKKIEFLIDENNANKLIIVGDLKHVICGSDAKNNRYFMEKERKETSFFINRLDKIVDLIIVKGNHDVFLRSKRANIYNAGGFKMGNISFAHGHAWPSEEIMSGKNLVFAHVHPVLKIKNNYTYYTKPCWVRGPLNKNLNKYRKWNKKMNFVIMPSFNPLCGGSAINENKIGGIIPKIADIENSYVYLLDGTNLGIVKNLKKFSINIR is encoded by the coding sequence ATGATATATCCTCTGCCAAATGAAAGGGCTTTGTATATAAAAAAAGAAAAGGCGATTGTTATAGCTGACTTGCATATAGGTATAGAATTTGAATATCATATGCAGGGAATAAATATTCCTATTCAGACATCTAATATGTTAAAAAAAATTGAGTTTTTAATTGATGAAAATAATGCAAATAAACTTATAATTGTTGGAGATTTAAAACATGTGATATGCGGTTCTGATGCAAAAAATAATAGATATTTTATGGAAAAAGAAAGAAAAGAGACGAGCTTTTTTATAAATAGATTGGATAAAATAGTTGATTTAATAATAGTTAAGGGAAATCATGATGTTTTTTTAAGAAGTAAAAGGGCGAATATATATAATGCAGGGGGTTTTAAAATGGGAAATATTTCATTTGCTCACGGTCATGCTTGGCCATCTGAAGAAATAATGAGCGGAAAAAATCTTGTTTTTGCTCATGTTCATCCCGTGCTTAAAATCAAAAACAATTATACCTATTATACAAAACCCTGCTGGGTGAGAGGGCCATTAAATAAAAATTTGAATAAATATAGAAAATGGAATAAAAAAATGAATTTTGTAATAATGCCCTCTTTCAATCCGCTCTGCGGGGGTAGTGCTATAAATGAAAATAAAATAGGGGGAATAATTCCAAAAATTGCTGACATAGAAAACTCTTATGTGTATCTTTTGGATGGAACAAATTTAGGAATAGTAAAAAATTTAAAGAAATTTTCGATTAATATAAGGTGA
- a CDS encoding amidohydrolase family protein, with translation MIFNSHTHIGDAFISIDRKYSIEELFSPSGIKNKMLEKASKEEIISGMRKAIDIMERCGTNFFVDFREGGIEGVKILKEAIRGRKIKAIVLGRPKNLLYDEKEVDELLDICEGIGLSSVYDWDENEIEMIANHVNERKKIFAIHASEARRENIEQVISLKPKFVVHMCNASDEDIKKIVKEGIGIVICPRSNFNFNLSPPVNRLIEYKANIMLGTDNAMIVKPDIIEEMNFLIEKFNIEKNRAYEMISKNPYNFFIKMRKF, from the coding sequence ATGATTTTTAATTCTCACACCCATATAGGAGATGCTTTTATTTCAATTGATAGAAAATACAGTATAGAGGAACTTTTTTCTCCATCGGGGATTAAAAATAAAATGCTTGAAAAAGCAAGCAAAGAGGAAATTATTAGTGGAATGAGAAAAGCAATTGATATAATGGAGAGGTGCGGAACAAATTTTTTTGTTGATTTCAGAGAAGGAGGAATTGAAGGAGTAAAAATTCTTAAAGAAGCAATAAGAGGAAGGAAAATAAAAGCAATTGTCTTGGGGAGACCTAAAAATTTGTTATATGATGAAAAAGAAGTTGACGAATTGCTTGATATATGCGAGGGTATAGGTTTAAGCAGCGTATATGACTGGGATGAAAATGAGATTGAAATGATTGCAAATCATGTTAATGAAAGAAAAAAAATTTTTGCAATACATGCAAGCGAGGCAAGAAGGGAAAATATCGAACAAGTTATATCATTAAAGCCAAAATTTGTTGTTCATATGTGCAACGCAAGTGATGAGGATATAAAGAAGATAGTAAAAGAGGGTATAGGTATTGTTATCTGTCCTCGTTCAAATTTTAATTTTAATTTATCTCCTCCAGTGAATAGATTAATTGAATATAAAGCAAATATAATGCTTGGAACAGATAATGCAATGATTGTCAAGCCAGATATAATTGAAGAAATGAATTTTCTTATAGAAAAATTTAATATAGAAAAAAATAGAGCATATGAGATGATAAGCAAAAATCCTTACAATTTTTTTATTAAAATGAGGAAATTTTAA
- a CDS encoding threonine--tRNA ligase has product MKILFIHADFMEYEAKEKAIEKAEERDIKNDRMENALVAFISVEKDDEAYEIACNEIRNVADMVNTRNIMLYPYAHLSSELASPENAIEILKNIEENLKKDYNVKRAPFGWYKSFKISCKGHPLSELSRHIICRKERREEEIKSEWYILTPEGELIEAEKFDFSNNEELKKFYEYEAFGSRKSEEEPAHIKLMKEHEIVDYENASDYGNMRWYPKGYLIKRLLEEKVEEMCLSAGAMQVETPIMYDMSHPSLSKYIKKFPARQYVVKGDKNREFFLRFAACFGQYLMAHEMNISYKNLPIRFFELAKSFRREQHGELAGIKRLRAFTMPDMHTICKDEKQSLEEFKRQFLLSVEWSKIIDIKGEIAIRFVRDFFEKNKDFFVSLIKKWGKPALVEMWDKKYFYFVAKFEINLNDSVGKSFALSTVQIDVDNPKSFEITYTDENGEKKYPYLLHASISGGIDRCVCAILETEAMKIKKGIKPSLPFWLSPTQVRIIPVNENFLEDCKKIAKKIKARVDIDDRDESVAKKIRDAEKEWVPIIIVYGEKEKEGKLKPRYRFECDRKEVNLKELNLIIKEKMRGYPFRNLSMPLMLSKRAKFR; this is encoded by the coding sequence ATGAAAATTCTCTTCATACACGCTGATTTCATGGAATATGAGGCAAAAGAAAAAGCAATTGAAAAAGCAGAAGAAAGGGATATAAAAAATGACAGGATGGAAAATGCTCTTGTTGCATTTATTTCAGTAGAGAAAGATGATGAAGCTTATGAAATAGCATGCAACGAAATAAGGAATGTTGCAGATATGGTTAATACAAGGAATATAATGCTGTATCCTTATGCCCATCTTTCAAGCGAACTTGCTTCTCCAGAAAATGCAATTGAAATATTGAAAAATATCGAGGAGAATTTAAAAAAAGATTATAATGTAAAAAGAGCACCATTTGGATGGTATAAATCCTTTAAAATAAGTTGTAAAGGGCATCCTCTATCTGAGCTTTCTCGCCATATTATATGCAGAAAAGAAAGGAGGGAAGAGGAAATAAAATCTGAATGGTATATTCTTACCCCAGAAGGAGAGCTAATCGAAGCAGAAAAATTTGATTTTTCAAATAATGAAGAACTAAAAAAATTTTATGAATATGAAGCCTTTGGCAGCAGAAAATCAGAGGAAGAACCAGCCCATATAAAGTTAATGAAAGAGCATGAAATTGTAGATTACGAAAATGCCTCGGATTACGGAAACATGAGATGGTATCCAAAGGGCTATTTAATAAAGAGATTGCTCGAAGAAAAGGTAGAAGAAATGTGCCTCTCCGCGGGCGCCATGCAGGTGGAGACGCCGATTATGTATGATATGAGCCATCCATCGCTAAGTAAGTATATAAAAAAGTTTCCCGCCCGCCAGTATGTCGTGAAAGGAGATAAAAACAGAGAGTTCTTCCTTAGGTTTGCTGCATGTTTTGGGCAGTATTTGATGGCGCACGAGATGAATATTTCCTATAAGAATCTACCAATAAGGTTTTTTGAGCTTGCAAAGTCATTCAGGAGGGAGCAACACGGCGAGCTTGCGGGCATAAAGAGGCTGAGAGCATTTACAATGCCTGATATGCATACTATATGCAAAGATGAAAAACAATCTCTTGAGGAATTTAAAAGACAATTTCTTTTATCTGTTGAATGGTCAAAAATAATTGATATAAAAGGGGAAATTGCTATAAGGTTTGTAAGGGATTTCTTTGAAAAAAATAAGGATTTTTTTGTATCTCTTATTAAAAAATGGGGAAAACCTGCTCTTGTTGAAATGTGGGATAAAAAATATTTTTATTTTGTAGCAAAATTTGAGATAAATTTAAATGATTCTGTTGGAAAATCATTTGCTCTTTCAACTGTACAGATAGATGTGGATAATCCAAAATCATTTGAGATTACATATACAGATGAAAATGGAGAAAAAAAATACCCCTACTTACTTCATGCATCAATTTCTGGAGGAATTGATAGATGTGTTTGTGCTATTTTGGAAACAGAAGCAATGAAAATTAAAAAAGGCATTAAACCATCTCTTCCCTTCTGGCTGTCCCCTACACAGGTTAGGATAATTCCTGTAAATGAGAATTTTTTAGAAGATTGTAAAAAAATTGCTAAAAAAATAAAGGCGAGAGTAGATATCGATGATAGAGATGAAAGTGTTGCTAAAAAGATAAGAGATGCAGAAAAAGAATGGGTGCCAATAATAATTGTATATGGAGAGAAAGAAAAAGAAGGAAAACTAAAGCCAAGATACCGATTTGAATGCGATAGAAAAGAGGTGAACTTAAAAGAGTTAAATCTTATAATAAAAGAAAAAATGAGAGGTTATCCTTTCAGAAATCTTTCAATGCCGCTCATGCTGAGTAAGAGAGCAAAATTCAGATGA
- a CDS encoding phosphoglycerate dehydrogenase — MKILVTDKISEEAIEKLREKHEVYFKELRGEELAREIGEYDALMVRSATKVTKEIIENAKKLRVIGRAGIGVDNIDVEAASKKGIIVVNSPTGTTRSVAELAVAFMFALARKICYGDAKMRKGIWAKKEMEGIELQGKTVGLIGSGNIAQEVAKIANALGMNVIVYSPNCSEEKAKKMGAKLKRIEEIFRESDFVSIHIPKTKETYHMINEKLLSLMKKSAYLINCSRGGVVDEEALYKMLKEKRIAGAAIDVYEKEPPEASPLFELENAIFTPHIGASTVEGQIRAGIICAEQILKVLDGEEPDYWVNKNLIK, encoded by the coding sequence ATGAAAATACTTGTTACTGACAAGATATCTGAGGAAGCGATTGAAAAATTAAGGGAAAAGCATGAAGTTTATTTTAAGGAACTGAGAGGAGAAGAACTGGCAAGAGAAATAGGAGAATATGATGCCTTGATGGTAAGAAGTGCAACAAAAGTTACAAAGGAAATTATAGAAAATGCAAAAAAATTAAGGGTTATCGGAAGGGCGGGCATAGGAGTTGATAACATAGATGTGGAAGCTGCATCAAAGAAAGGAATAATTGTTGTTAACTCGCCAACTGGAACAACCCGCTCTGTTGCGGAGCTAGCCGTTGCCTTCATGTTTGCGCTTGCAAGGAAAATCTGTTATGGGGATGCAAAAATGAGAAAGGGAATATGGGCGAAAAAAGAGATGGAAGGAATAGAATTGCAGGGAAAAACAGTTGGCTTGATTGGCTCTGGAAATATTGCTCAGGAAGTGGCAAAAATTGCAAATGCTTTGGGAATGAATGTAATTGTATACAGCCCGAACTGCAGTGAGGAAAAAGCCAAAAAAATGGGAGCAAAATTGAAGAGAATTGAAGAAATCTTCAGAGAATCAGATTTTGTTTCAATTCACATCCCGAAGACAAAAGAAACATACCATATGATAAATGAAAAATTGCTTTCCCTTATGAAAAAGAGCGCTTATCTTATAAATTGCTCAAGAGGAGGAGTTGTAGACGAAGAAGCCCTTTACAAAATGCTTAAAGAAAAAAGAATTGCTGGCGCCGCCATTGATGTGTATGAAAAGGAGCCTCCCGAAGCTTCTCCGCTTTTCGAGCTTGAAAATGCTATTTTTACCCCCCATATAGGTGCATCCACAGTTGAAGGGCAAATTAGAGCTGGAATAATATGTGCGGAGCAAATATTGAAGGTTCTTGATGGTGAAGAGCCCGATTACTGGGTTAATAAAAATTTGATTAAGTAA